In a genomic window of Streptomyces sp. NBC_01142:
- a CDS encoding DUF1707 and FHA domain-containing protein has product MTSSFEFHTYPARLSDAERDRVLDVLREGAAQGRLSHETFVHRMELALGARRSEELRALTADLETESRWSRRLYSAVGRISAFSVRLRRAWQAEKLPPLLLPEPAPYPLRIGRDPANGLRLSHDTVSRLHAELSRQGSLWILRDLGSTNGTTVNGRRVTGSVVVHDGDMVGFGRMSFRLTAR; this is encoded by the coding sequence GTGACGTCGTCTTTCGAGTTCCACACGTATCCCGCCCGGCTCTCCGATGCCGAGCGCGACCGTGTCCTCGATGTACTCAGAGAGGGCGCCGCACAGGGCAGGCTGTCGCACGAGACATTCGTGCACCGCATGGAGTTGGCTCTCGGCGCCCGCAGGTCCGAGGAACTGCGGGCACTCACCGCCGACCTCGAGACCGAGAGCCGCTGGTCGCGGCGGCTGTACAGCGCGGTGGGCAGGATATCCGCGTTCTCGGTACGGCTGCGCAGGGCCTGGCAGGCCGAAAAGCTGCCGCCGCTGCTGCTGCCCGAACCCGCCCCGTACCCCCTGCGGATCGGCCGCGACCCGGCGAACGGGCTGCGGCTGAGCCATGACACGGTCTCGCGCCTGCACGCCGAGCTGAGCAGGCAGGGCAGTCTGTGGATCCTGCGCGACCTCGGCTCGACCAACGGCACCACCGTCAACGGACGTCGGGTGACCGGATCGGTCGTGGTGCACGACGGGGACATGGTGGGCTTCGGACGGATGAGCTTCCGTCTCACCGCGCGCTGA
- the treZ gene encoding malto-oligosyltrehalose trehalohydrolase produces MLFEVWAPQAEDRVALWLEGAELPMERAEGRAGWWSTEAEAAGGARYGFALDGGPVLPDPRSRRQPEGPDGTSAVVDPGAYSWRSDWAGRGLGGAVLYELHIGTYTREGTLDAAAERLGELADLGITHVELMPLCPFPGVHGWGYEGVSLWAVHEPYGGPEALKRFVDTAHGHGLGVVLDVVHNHLGPSGNYLPAFGPYFTDTHHTPWGAAVNLDAPGSDEVRAYLLGSALAWLRDFRLDGLRLDAVHALADTRALPFLEELSTAVDALSGELGRPLALIAESDLCDPRTTSPRRAGGLGLHAQWNDDFHHALHTALTGESQGYYADFATAPLAALGKTLTRGFFHDGTYSSFRGRVHGRPVDVTRTAAHRFLGYAQTHDQIGNRALGDRLSATLSPGLLACAAALVLTGPFTPMLFMGEEWGARTPWQFFTDHTDPELAEAVRSGRRREFAVHGWAEEHIPDPQDPGTRERSCLDRSERDREPHARLLAWHRDLIALRRTQSDLTDPDLAAVKVAYDDEARWLAYRRGDARIAVNLAKEPAVIPLGGRGRVLAAWEPVEPPGADGLLRLPPQSCVVLADD; encoded by the coding sequence GTGCTGTTCGAGGTGTGGGCGCCGCAGGCCGAGGACCGGGTCGCGCTGTGGCTGGAGGGCGCGGAGCTTCCCATGGAGCGCGCCGAAGGGCGTGCGGGCTGGTGGAGCACGGAGGCCGAGGCGGCCGGGGGCGCGCGGTACGGCTTCGCTCTGGACGGCGGGCCCGTGCTGCCCGATCCGCGCTCGCGCCGTCAGCCGGAAGGTCCTGACGGCACGAGCGCGGTGGTCGACCCGGGGGCGTACTCCTGGCGGAGCGACTGGGCGGGACGCGGGCTCGGCGGCGCCGTCCTGTACGAGCTGCACATCGGCACGTACACCCGCGAGGGCACGCTGGACGCCGCGGCCGAACGGCTGGGCGAGCTGGCCGATCTGGGGATCACCCATGTCGAGCTGATGCCGCTCTGCCCCTTCCCGGGAGTGCACGGCTGGGGGTACGAGGGTGTGTCGCTGTGGGCGGTGCACGAACCGTACGGCGGCCCGGAGGCGCTCAAGCGCTTTGTCGACACGGCGCACGGCCACGGCCTCGGGGTGGTGCTCGACGTGGTCCACAACCACCTCGGCCCCTCCGGGAACTATCTGCCCGCCTTCGGGCCGTACTTCACCGACACGCACCACACCCCCTGGGGCGCGGCGGTCAACCTCGACGCCCCGGGCTCGGACGAGGTCCGCGCCTATCTGCTGGGGAGCGCACTGGCGTGGCTGCGTGACTTCCGCCTCGACGGGCTGCGTCTGGACGCGGTGCACGCCCTCGCCGACACGCGTGCGCTGCCTTTCCTGGAGGAGCTCTCCACCGCCGTCGACGCGCTCTCCGGCGAACTCGGCCGCCCGCTGGCCCTGATCGCCGAGTCCGATCTGTGCGACCCACGGACCACGTCGCCGCGCCGGGCGGGCGGGCTCGGTCTGCACGCCCAGTGGAACGACGACTTCCATCACGCCCTGCACACCGCTCTGACCGGCGAGTCCCAGGGCTACTACGCCGACTTCGCCACCGCTCCCCTGGCGGCCCTGGGGAAGACCCTCACCCGTGGCTTCTTCCACGACGGCACGTACTCGAGCTTCCGGGGCCGCGTCCACGGCCGGCCCGTCGACGTGACGAGAACCGCCGCGCACCGCTTTCTCGGCTACGCCCAGACGCACGATCAGATCGGCAACCGGGCGCTGGGCGACCGGCTCTCGGCCACTCTCTCCCCCGGGCTGCTGGCCTGCGCGGCGGCGCTGGTGCTGACCGGTCCTTTCACCCCGATGCTGTTCATGGGCGAGGAGTGGGGCGCCCGCACGCCCTGGCAGTTCTTCACGGACCACACCGACCCGGAGCTCGCCGAGGCGGTACGCAGCGGCAGACGGCGGGAGTTCGCGGTGCACGGCTGGGCCGAGGAGCACATTCCCGACCCACAGGATCCGGGGACCCGGGAGCGCTCCTGCCTGGACCGCTCCGAGCGGGACCGGGAGCCGCATGCCCGGCTGCTCGCCTGGCACCGCGACCTGATCGCCCTGCGCCGTACCCAGTCGGATCTGACCGATCCGGATCTGGCGGCGGTGAAGGTGGCGTACGACGACGAGGCGCGCTGGCTGGCGTACCGGCGCGGCGACGCGCGGATCGCGGTCAATCTCGCGAAGGAGCCGGCCGTGATCCCGCTGGGCGGCCGCGGCCGGGTGCTGGCGGCCTGGGAACCGGTCGAACCACCGGGCGCGGACGGCCTGTTGCGTCTGCCGCCGCAGTCGTGTGTCGTCCTGGCCGACGACTGA
- a CDS encoding VOC family protein, with protein MPYIALITLVVRDYDEALAFYTGSLGFELVEDTDRGDGSRWVVVRPPGTGHGTALLLARAKDEAERASVGAQTGGRVGFFLHTEDFARDHARMTAAGVRFLEEPRHETYGSVAVFEDLYGNRWDLLQPK; from the coding sequence ATGCCGTACATCGCTCTGATCACCCTCGTCGTCCGTGACTACGACGAGGCCCTCGCCTTCTACACCGGCTCCCTCGGCTTCGAGCTCGTCGAGGACACCGACCGCGGGGACGGTTCGCGCTGGGTGGTGGTCCGCCCGCCCGGTACGGGCCACGGCACCGCGCTGCTGCTGGCCCGCGCCAAGGACGAGGCCGAGCGCGCGAGCGTCGGCGCGCAGACGGGCGGCCGGGTCGGCTTCTTCCTGCACACCGAGGACTTCGCGCGCGATCACGCCCGGATGACGGCGGCGGGTGTCCGCTTCCTGGAGGAGCCGCGGCACGAGACGTACGGCTCGGTCGCGGTCTTCGAGGATCTGTACGGCAACCGCTGGGACCTGCTGCAGCCCAAGTAG
- a CDS encoding glycosyltransferase, with translation MSSQDELWVIVPAHQEAARLGATLRALAAQREKDFTLLVVDNGSSDGTGTIARKFAAEAPFPVEVIEEPEKGVGCAVDTGFRYAIDRGARLLARTDADCLPRPGWTAAARAALAHGGSERLVCGRIVARRDEHGPLGRACFAGMVTLAALFGRLRPAHARRNGYLAPYRMHAGNNMAITAGLYLEVGGMPRRPSPTDRLFLNAVRRHTTRIVRSREMVVENSTRRLRAYGIAGTARWYLDRGPGRHGEDPR, from the coding sequence TTGAGCAGCCAGGACGAGTTGTGGGTGATCGTGCCCGCCCACCAGGAGGCGGCACGCCTCGGTGCGACGCTCCGGGCGCTCGCCGCGCAGCGGGAAAAGGACTTCACGCTGCTCGTGGTCGACAACGGCTCGTCCGACGGCACCGGGACCATCGCCCGGAAGTTCGCCGCGGAGGCGCCGTTCCCGGTGGAGGTGATCGAGGAGCCGGAGAAGGGCGTGGGGTGCGCCGTGGACACCGGCTTCCGGTACGCGATCGACCGGGGCGCGAGGCTGCTCGCCCGTACGGACGCGGACTGCCTGCCCCGCCCCGGCTGGACCGCCGCCGCGCGGGCCGCGCTGGCGCACGGCGGGAGCGAGCGGCTGGTCTGCGGGCGGATTGTGGCCCGGCGCGACGAACACGGCCCGCTCGGCCGGGCCTGCTTCGCCGGGATGGTGACGCTTGCCGCGCTGTTCGGGCGGCTGCGCCCGGCGCATGCCCGCAGGAACGGCTATCTGGCCCCGTACCGCATGCACGCCGGGAACAACATGGCCATCACCGCAGGGCTGTATCTGGAGGTCGGCGGCATGCCGCGGCGGCCCTCGCCGACGGACCGTCTCTTCCTCAATGCGGTGCGCCGGCACACCACGCGGATCGTTCGTTCACGGGAGATGGTCGTGGAGAACTCGACGCGGCGGCTGCGGGCGTACGGGATCGCGGGCACGGCGCGCTGGTACCTGGACCGGGGGCCGGGGCGGCACGGGGAGGACCCTCGCTGA
- a CDS encoding aminopeptidase P family protein — MSTMPAPFTADDYRARMTRAAEAAADAGLAGVLVAPGPDLVYLTGYRPAATERLTLLVLAAGHDPVLVVPTLEAPDAEEAPGASALTLRDWTDGRDPYAVTAPLLDGDGRFGVSDNAWAMHLLGLQKELPGTSYVALTEALPMLRAVKDERELLRLEAAGAAADEVYGEILQVRFAGRRETDIASDLAALLMRFGHSQVDFTVVGSGPNGANPHHEAGDRTIAEGDMVVLDFGGLKHGYGSDTSRTVHVGEPSVAEQRVHDVVREAQQAGFGAVRPGASCQDVDRAARAVITEFGYGKNFIHRTGHGIGVTTHEPPYMIEGEEQPLVPGMCFSVEPGIYLPGRFGVRIEDIVTVTEDGGRRFNNTPREMAVVE, encoded by the coding sequence ATGTCCACGATGCCTGCGCCCTTCACCGCCGATGACTACCGAGCCCGGATGACCCGCGCCGCCGAGGCCGCCGCCGACGCGGGGCTCGCGGGCGTGCTCGTCGCGCCCGGCCCCGACCTGGTGTATCTCACCGGCTACCGGCCGGCGGCCACCGAGCGCCTCACGCTCCTCGTCCTCGCCGCAGGCCACGACCCGGTCCTCGTCGTCCCCACGCTCGAGGCACCGGACGCCGAGGAGGCCCCGGGCGCGTCCGCGCTCACCCTGCGCGACTGGACCGACGGCAGGGATCCGTACGCCGTCACCGCGCCGCTCCTCGACGGCGACGGCCGCTTCGGGGTGAGCGACAACGCCTGGGCGATGCACCTGCTCGGACTGCAGAAGGAACTGCCCGGCACCTCGTACGTGGCGCTGACCGAGGCGCTGCCGATGCTGCGGGCGGTGAAGGACGAGCGGGAACTGCTCCGCCTCGAAGCGGCCGGGGCCGCCGCCGACGAGGTGTACGGCGAGATTCTCCAGGTGCGCTTCGCCGGTCGCAGGGAGACGGACATCGCGTCCGATCTCGCCGCGCTGCTCATGCGGTTCGGCCACTCCCAGGTCGACTTCACGGTCGTCGGCTCGGGGCCCAACGGCGCCAACCCGCACCACGAGGCGGGCGATCGCACCATCGCCGAGGGCGACATGGTCGTGCTCGACTTCGGCGGCCTCAAGCACGGCTACGGCTCCGACACCTCCCGTACCGTCCATGTCGGCGAGCCGTCCGTCGCCGAGCAGCGCGTCCACGACGTCGTACGGGAGGCGCAGCAGGCCGGTTTCGGGGCCGTACGGCCGGGGGCCTCGTGCCAGGACGTGGACCGTGCGGCGCGCGCGGTGATCACCGAGTTCGGGTACGGCAAGAACTTCATCCACCGCACAGGACACGGCATCGGTGTCACCACCCACGAACCCCCGTACATGATCGAGGGTGAGGAGCAGCCGCTCGTCCCTGGCATGTGCTTCTCCGTGGAGCCCGGGATCTATCTCCCGGGCCGCTTCGGCGTCCGTATCGAGGACATCGTCACGGTCACCGAGGACGGCGGCCGCCGCTTCAACAACACCCCGCGCGAGATGGCTGTCGTGGAGTAG
- a CDS encoding GNAT family N-acetyltransferase → MTDLVIRALTSSDAHLFDTLPDPLGVGSALALATHRPDWKRVALRDGKVVARAAWWGGPDDESPVNVNWFDVAEGEEEAGAELLRTSPFQVEYELILPANWREDPAALAAGEARTRAAAAAGMKVLVERYQYRWTPECQLPKRPGRLEFRPEPDDAAFLDALRRIHSATLDTHALRAIAEGGLDQAAQEELDFFHWCPSPREWWQLAHTPEGELVGIHIPAHNPSGPCVGFIGVVPEHRGHGYAYDLLVECTHFLAEQGAEFIAGATDQGNFPMAANFTKAGHPVVQERIHFVPGS, encoded by the coding sequence ATGACCGATCTGGTCATCCGCGCGCTCACCTCGAGCGACGCGCATCTCTTCGACACCCTGCCCGACCCGCTCGGCGTGGGCAGCGCGCTGGCCCTTGCCACACACCGCCCCGACTGGAAGCGGGTCGCACTGCGCGACGGCAAGGTCGTCGCGCGAGCCGCCTGGTGGGGCGGCCCGGACGACGAAAGTCCCGTCAACGTCAACTGGTTCGACGTCGCCGAGGGCGAGGAGGAGGCGGGCGCCGAGCTGCTGCGCACCTCGCCGTTCCAGGTCGAGTACGAACTGATCCTGCCCGCCAACTGGCGCGAGGACCCGGCGGCCCTGGCGGCCGGCGAGGCCAGGACCCGTGCCGCCGCGGCGGCCGGGATGAAGGTCCTGGTGGAGCGGTACCAGTACCGGTGGACACCGGAGTGCCAACTGCCGAAGCGGCCCGGGCGGCTGGAGTTCAGGCCGGAGCCCGACGACGCCGCGTTCCTCGACGCGCTGCGCCGGATCCACTCCGCCACGCTCGACACGCACGCGCTGCGCGCCATCGCCGAGGGGGGCCTGGACCAGGCCGCCCAGGAGGAGCTGGACTTCTTCCACTGGTGCCCCTCGCCGCGCGAGTGGTGGCAGCTCGCCCACACACCGGAGGGTGAGCTGGTCGGCATCCATATCCCGGCGCACAACCCGTCGGGGCCGTGTGTCGGCTTCATCGGGGTCGTACCGGAGCATCGCGGCCACGGCTATGCGTACGACCTGCTCGTGGAGTGCACGCACTTCCTGGCCGAGCAGGGCGCTGAGTTCATCGCGGGCGCGACCGATCAGGGCAACTTCCCGATGGCCGCGAACTTCACCAAGGCCGGGCATCCGGTCGTGCAGGAACGGATCCACTTCGTCCCGGGGTCGTAG
- a CDS encoding 3-oxoacyl-ACP synthase III family protein: MPKQMSDPQQRVGITAVGSLLPDEVLSSDRLQQEVAENSGFTLPPTLLRQATGIATRRIAGNGVFASTLAVGAGRRALAAAGLDPLDVDLLLFASASRDMVEPATAHIVQAELGSKAHALDVTNACNSFVNGIDLARVMILAGRARRALVVTGETPSRAMHRAPAGFAGFRDGFAGYTFGDAGAAVVLEAVERGGILDVDTETCSEHWEVGGIPGGGSRHPRGDEYTYFRGDGRELRGVFEKVGTAVIDRALHRTGMDWDDVAKVLVHQVTVPYLERFAELTGVPQEKLVVTVPELGNIASASIGVQLERVHGELRPGDRVLFVGLGGGISIMTMIWEKS; encoded by the coding sequence ATGCCCAAACAGATGAGCGATCCGCAGCAGCGGGTCGGGATAACCGCCGTCGGCAGCCTGCTGCCCGATGAGGTCCTGTCGTCGGACCGCCTGCAGCAGGAGGTGGCCGAAAACAGCGGCTTCACGCTGCCGCCTACGCTGCTGAGGCAGGCCACCGGCATCGCCACCCGCCGTATCGCGGGCAACGGCGTGTTCGCCTCGACGCTCGCTGTGGGCGCAGGGCGCCGGGCGCTGGCCGCGGCCGGGCTCGATCCGCTCGATGTCGACCTGCTGCTGTTCGCCTCCGCGTCGCGTGACATGGTCGAGCCCGCCACCGCGCACATCGTGCAGGCGGAGCTCGGTTCGAAGGCGCATGCACTGGATGTCACCAATGCCTGCAACAGCTTTGTCAACGGGATCGACCTCGCCCGCGTCATGATCCTCGCCGGGCGGGCGCGCCGGGCCCTGGTGGTCACCGGGGAGACCCCGAGCCGGGCGATGCACCGGGCACCCGCCGGTTTCGCCGGGTTCCGCGACGGGTTCGCCGGTTACACCTTCGGCGACGCGGGGGCGGCCGTCGTACTGGAGGCCGTGGAGCGCGGCGGGATCCTCGACGTGGACACCGAGACGTGCTCCGAGCACTGGGAGGTCGGCGGCATACCGGGCGGAGGTTCCCGGCATCCGCGCGGCGACGAGTACACCTACTTCCGCGGCGACGGCCGGGAGCTGCGCGGTGTGTTCGAGAAGGTGGGAACGGCCGTCATCGACCGGGCACTGCACCGTACGGGGATGGACTGGGACGACGTCGCCAAGGTGCTGGTGCACCAGGTGACGGTGCCGTATCTGGAGCGCTTCGCGGAGCTCACCGGGGTGCCGCAGGAGAAGCTGGTGGTCACCGTTCCCGAGCTGGGCAACATAGCCAGCGCAAGCATCGGCGTGCAGCTGGAGCGGGTGCACGGTGAGCTGCGTCCCGGGGACCGGGTGCTCTTCGTGGGGCTCGGCGGCGGCATCAGCATCATGACGATGATCTGGGAGAAGTCTTGA
- a CDS encoding GH1 family beta-glucosidase, protein MSPLPSSPLPAFPPGFLWGASASAFQTEGAADTEGKGPSGWDAFAARGRIKDGADASRGTGFHARYREDVALLAGLGADAFRFSVSWPRVVPGGSGPVNTAGLDFYDRLVDELCAHGITPAPTLYHWDTPLPLEEAGGWLNRDTAARFAEYASVVAGRLADRVPMWITINEPAEVTLLGYALGEHAPGRQLLFDALPAAHHQLLAHGLAVQALRAAGAAHIGIAVSHSPVRTAGTSEEDRFGAELYDTVTNWMFAEPLLNGRYPDENFAALMPGPVAEDLAVISAPLDWYGVNYYHPMLVGAPSPDALGTFAGLGMPAGLPFGLRDIESDERTDFGWPVVPDGLRELLVLLKDRFGKRLPPVYITENGCSYDGLDDQSRIAFLDAHLRSLHRAMDAGVDVRGYFTWSLTDNIEWVEGAAQRFGLVHVDYETLERTPKASYAWYRDAIAAQRPASRH, encoded by the coding sequence ATGTCGCCGCTGCCGTCGTCGCCGCTGCCCGCCTTCCCGCCCGGTTTCCTCTGGGGTGCGTCCGCCTCCGCCTTCCAGACCGAGGGAGCCGCCGACACGGAGGGCAAGGGGCCCTCCGGATGGGACGCCTTCGCCGCCCGGGGCCGGATCAAGGACGGTGCCGACGCCTCCCGCGGCACCGGCTTCCACGCCCGCTACCGCGAGGACGTCGCCCTGCTCGCCGGACTCGGCGCGGACGCCTTCCGCTTCTCGGTCAGCTGGCCGCGCGTCGTCCCCGGTGGCAGCGGCCCGGTCAACACCGCCGGGCTCGACTTCTACGACCGGCTCGTCGACGAACTCTGCGCCCACGGCATCACACCCGCCCCCACCCTCTACCACTGGGACACCCCGCTCCCGCTGGAGGAGGCGGGCGGCTGGCTCAACCGGGACACGGCCGCCCGCTTCGCCGAGTACGCCTCCGTCGTCGCCGGACGGCTCGCCGACCGCGTACCGATGTGGATCACCATCAACGAACCGGCCGAGGTCACCCTGCTCGGCTACGCCCTCGGCGAGCACGCGCCCGGCAGGCAGCTGCTCTTCGACGCGCTGCCCGCCGCCCACCACCAGCTCCTCGCCCATGGCCTCGCCGTCCAGGCGCTGCGCGCCGCGGGAGCGGCCCATATCGGCATCGCCGTCTCCCACTCGCCCGTACGGACCGCCGGGACGAGCGAGGAGGACCGCTTCGGCGCGGAGCTGTACGACACGGTCACCAACTGGATGTTCGCCGAGCCGCTCCTGAACGGCCGCTACCCCGACGAGAACTTCGCCGCCCTGATGCCCGGTCCGGTCGCCGAGGACCTCGCCGTCATCTCCGCTCCGCTGGACTGGTACGGCGTGAACTACTACCACCCCATGCTCGTCGGCGCGCCTTCGCCGGACGCCCTCGGCACGTTCGCAGGCCTCGGCATGCCCGCCGGACTGCCCTTCGGGCTGCGGGACATCGAGAGCGACGAGCGCACCGACTTCGGCTGGCCGGTCGTCCCCGACGGACTGCGCGAGCTGCTGGTCCTCCTCAAGGACCGGTTCGGAAAACGGCTGCCGCCGGTGTACATCACCGAGAACGGCTGCTCCTACGACGGTCTCGACGACCAGAGCCGTATCGCCTTCCTCGACGCCCATCTGCGGTCGCTGCACCGGGCGATGGACGCGGGCGTCGACGTACGCGGCTACTTCACCTGGTCGCTCACCGACAACATCGAGTGGGTCGAGGGCGCGGCCCAGCGCTTCGGTCTCGTCCACGTCGACTACGAGACGCTGGAGCGCACGCCGAAGGCGTCGTACGCCTGGTACCGCGACGCGATCGCCGCCCAGCGGCCGGCCTCACGGCACTGA
- a CDS encoding MFS transporter, with translation MLTEEPESEPGPESDSEPQSGPESEPRTRVGGGWVSGLVLANLGLYMAFLTPIQVLLAEQIDALAPSGKEIALGWATGVGALVAVVANPLAGALSDRTRGRFGRRHPWILGGAALGAVGLTVTSVQTTVVGVTLGWCLAQFGLNAMLAGTNAVVPDQVPVRQRAAVSGFIGIPQTLGLVTGALLVTMVVTGIAAGYLLLAVLVVLCALPFVLLTPDPQVPLRARESVRLKDFWVSPRAHPDFGWAWLTRFLVMLGNAMGTLYLLYFLKDAVHYADPDEGVLILTLLYTAGVVVTAVTGGMVSDRLGRRKMLVAAGSVVMAAASLLLTFWHTWPVAMGAAALLGLGFGVYIAVDQALITQVLPQAGDRAKDLGVINIANSAPQVLGPALAAPIVAYAGGYAGLYLTATVVTALGGVLVWRIRSVP, from the coding sequence ATGCTGACCGAAGAGCCGGAGTCGGAGCCGGGACCGGAGTCGGATTCCGAGCCGCAGTCCGGGCCGGAGTCAGAGCCGCGCACCCGCGTCGGCGGCGGCTGGGTATCCGGTCTCGTCCTGGCCAACCTGGGCCTGTACATGGCCTTCCTCACCCCGATCCAAGTGCTGCTGGCCGAGCAGATCGATGCACTCGCCCCGTCGGGCAAGGAGATCGCGCTCGGCTGGGCGACCGGGGTGGGGGCCCTGGTCGCCGTCGTCGCCAATCCGCTCGCGGGTGCGCTCTCGGACCGTACGCGCGGGCGCTTCGGCCGCCGCCACCCGTGGATCCTGGGCGGTGCGGCGCTGGGCGCGGTGGGGCTCACGGTCACCTCGGTGCAGACGACGGTGGTCGGGGTGACGCTCGGCTGGTGTCTGGCGCAGTTCGGCCTGAACGCCATGCTCGCCGGGACGAACGCCGTCGTGCCCGACCAGGTACCGGTACGCCAACGGGCCGCGGTCTCCGGTTTCATCGGGATCCCGCAGACACTCGGCCTGGTGACCGGCGCACTGCTGGTCACCATGGTGGTGACCGGGATCGCGGCCGGCTATCTACTGCTTGCGGTACTGGTCGTGCTGTGCGCGCTGCCCTTCGTACTCCTGACGCCCGACCCCCAAGTGCCGCTCCGCGCAAGGGAGTCGGTGCGACTGAAGGACTTCTGGGTGAGCCCGCGGGCGCATCCGGATTTCGGGTGGGCCTGGCTCACCCGTTTTCTGGTGATGCTCGGGAACGCGATGGGCACGCTCTATCTGCTGTATTTCCTCAAGGACGCGGTGCACTACGCCGATCCGGACGAGGGCGTACTGATTCTGACGCTGCTCTACACGGCGGGCGTGGTGGTGACCGCGGTGACCGGCGGGATGGTGTCGGACCGGCTGGGGCGGCGCAAGATGTTGGTGGCGGCCGGCTCCGTGGTGATGGCGGCGGCCTCGTTGCTGCTGACGTTCTGGCACACCTGGCCGGTGGCCATGGGCGCGGCGGCACTGCTCGGGCTCGGCTTCGGGGTGTACATCGCGGTCGACCAGGCGCTGATCACTCAGGTGCTGCCGCAGGCGGGCGACCGGGCCAAGGATCTGGGCGTGATCAACATCGCCAACTCGGCCCCGCAGGTCCTCGGCCCGGCGCTGGCCGCGCCGATCGTCGCGTACGCGGGCGGGTACGCCGGGCTGTATCTGACCGCCACCGTGGTGACCGCCCTCGGCGGGGTGCTGGTGTGGAGGATCCGCTCAGTGCCGTGA
- a CDS encoding nucleoside/nucleotide kinase family protein encodes MHAPPPPPRPQYPPHLLYRVRDLAVPGRRLVLGIAGAPGAGKSSLAAHLVDSLDGLAVLVPMDGFHLAQAELRRLGRADRKGAPDTFDAAGYAALLARLRAPAPGETVYAPAFDRALEEAVAGSIPVPADVPLVVTEGNYLLHDEGPWAQVRPLLDEVWYLEIDDAVRVSRLVDRHVRFGKQRPYAERWVQESDEPNARLVARGRNRADFVVTQAP; translated from the coding sequence ATGCATGCGCCGCCGCCCCCGCCACGACCGCAGTACCCACCGCACCTCCTGTACCGCGTCCGCGACCTCGCTGTCCCCGGCCGCCGTCTCGTCCTGGGCATCGCTGGAGCCCCCGGGGCCGGGAAGTCGAGCCTCGCGGCCCATCTCGTCGACTCCCTCGACGGACTCGCCGTCCTCGTCCCCATGGACGGCTTCCACCTCGCCCAGGCCGAGCTCCGGCGCCTCGGCCGCGCCGACCGCAAGGGCGCCCCCGACACCTTCGACGCCGCCGGGTACGCCGCCCTGCTCGCCCGGCTGCGCGCCCCCGCCCCGGGCGAGACGGTCTACGCCCCCGCCTTCGACCGCGCCCTGGAGGAAGCGGTCGCCGGCAGTATCCCGGTCCCCGCCGACGTTCCCCTCGTCGTCACCGAGGGGAACTACCTCCTGCACGACGAAGGCCCCTGGGCACAGGTCCGCCCGCTGCTCGACGAGGTCTGGTACCTGGAGATCGACGACGCCGTACGCGTGAGCCGCCTCGTCGACCGCCATGTGCGCTTCGGGAAGCAGCGGCCGTACGCAGAGCGCTGGGTCCAGGAATCCGACGAGCCCAACGCCCGGCTGGTCGCGCGCGGCCGCAACCGCGCCGACTTCGTGGTCACACAGGCCCCGTAG